A genome region from Gammaproteobacteria bacterium includes the following:
- a CDS encoding pyridoxamine 5'-phosphate oxidase family protein, which produces MKQEQKFALAALIHQQRWAGLATVDSKGQPLAAMVAYAYAEDFSAFYIHISKLSQHTRHMLEQPKISLIIAEPDKGEGDPQTLARVSISGDVKAIERDSATYESVKQTYLKRLPASEQLFSFGDFVLFQLNPQSLRFVGGFAQAHSVTVKTLLESAKLS; this is translated from the coding sequence ATGAAGCAAGAACAAAAATTCGCCTTAGCAGCACTCATTCACCAGCAACGTTGGGCAGGTCTTGCCACTGTCGATAGCAAAGGTCAACCGCTAGCTGCTATGGTCGCTTATGCCTACGCAGAGGATTTTTCCGCTTTTTATATTCACATTAGTAAATTATCGCAGCATACCCGACACATGTTAGAGCAGCCTAAAATTTCTTTAATCATTGCTGAGCCTGATAAAGGCGAGGGTGATCCACAAACCTTAGCACGGGTCAGTATCAGTGGTGACGTTAAAGCCATTGAACGTGATAGCGCAACGTATGAGTCGGTAAAGCAAACATATTTAAAACGTCTGCCCGCGTCAGAACAGTTATTTAGTTTTGGTGATTTTGTTTTGTTTCAGCTAAACCCACAATCGCTGCGTTTTGTCGGTGGTTTTGCACAAGCGCATAGCGTAACTGTGAAGACATTATTAGAGTCTGCCAAGCTCTCTTAA